aaatAGCATTCATatcagatttgttaaacagccgTACCGAACTAATTACACCCAAATGTgtataaatacatacatacatacatacatacatacatacatacatacatacatacatacatacaatcTATATTAACAGGCTATCATTCTAACGGCAGAAAGATGATAAATTTGTTATTCTGGGAAATGTATATTACTCTGcagcacaaaacaaaatcacGTTTTCAGACTTTACAAGCTCTGTTAAGGAACTTAACCAAAGATATCCTAACAGTAATCTCATCATTGGAGGTGATTTCAATATGGTGGAAGATGAATACCTTGACAGATTTCCTTCAGCATTTCAAAACCATCATTATAATCCTCTTCTTCATTTATGTAGAGATTTCAATGTTTCTGATGTCTGGCGCCGTGATAATCCTGATGTTCAAGCGTTCCCCTGGTTTAAACCAGACGGATCTGCTAAATCTAGGTTGGATTTTTGGTTGACATGAAAATCAACAGAATTTTACATCAATAGCTAAAACTTCAGCTGCACCATTAACAGACCATTCTATGATCAAGCTCATTATTCAATCTCGCAATAATCCTAAAAGCAAAGGTTACTGGAATTTCAACGCTAGTCTATTAGAGGAGGAATTGTATTCTCAGGCGATTATAAATGAAATCCAAAGGATAACTAACGACAGACAGTTCACCACTCAGAGGGAGAAATGggaatttttcaaattcaaagcaAGACAGATTTCAAAAACTAATAGCAAAAGATTGAGCAGAGatggtaaacaaaaagaaatggaaatgatcAGAGATATGAACTCTATTTGTTGTAAATCTCTATTGAGTGAAGGTGAGAAACAGAGAGTTGCATTCCTGCAAACCTCTCTGGATAATATGAACATCTCTAAAGCCAAAGGTGCTTTTATTAGATCTAGAGCTAAATGGGTTGAAGAGggagagaaaagttcagcttaCTTTTGTAGACTGGAAAAAAggggacaagagaaaaatgctgttAACAGATTGCTAATTAATGGCAGAGAAATTTTGATCATTTGAGATCAATATCCCTCCTCAACAGTGATTATAAAATTCTAACCAACATTTATGCATCTAGATTAAAAACAGGACTGAATCAGATCATCTCAGACACACAATCAGGGTTTTTAAAAGGACGTTCAATTCACAATAATAGTTCTTGATTTGATTGACTATATCAATAAATTGAAGATGAtggcttcattttatttttaaatttctttaaagCCTTTGACACGGTTGAAAATGTTATCAATacttataaaaaagctctggtTTCTGTACACTCAATGTCCCGGGAGAACAGTTAGCCATCACTCAGCTGGCAGACGACACGGCCACATTCAAGAAAGACAGTCATCAAATACCAGAGATCATTCAGACTGTGGATTTCTTCTCTAAAGCATCTGGTTAAAACTAAATCTCAGCAAATATGAATTGTTGCCAGTTCACTATTCTGATCAGTCAGTTCTTCATAACACAGCTGTTAGGACTGTTGTGAAATATCTTGGTGTTCATATTACCAAAGATAGTCAAATAATGGAGGAAATGAACTTATGGAAAACTTTAGAGGAATGTAATGTCAATTTAAACATGtggtcacatttcttttttgggcAGAGTGTTTCTCACTAAATTAGAATGTTTATCCAGATTCATTTATCCAGCATATTCACTCCCAATTCCTAAATCTGCAAAGAAAGCAATAAACCAGGCCAAGTTCAACTTaatctggaaaaataaaaattattacaaaaaaaggaacTATAATTCAGGATTACAGTGAAGGTGGATTTAAAGCCATAGACTTTGAAAGTTTGGATGGTATGATTAAGATAAATTGGCTTAGGTCTTTTCTGCAAAATGgaagaaatatttgttttcatattccttcaaacattttctctcatcTAGGGGCCACTGAGTTCCatctaaaatgtgaaaaaacttCCTATTAAACTTTCTACTTCTCATCAGCAAGTGTTACTGTACGGCAAACTCACATACAAACATAACTTTAGTCCACATAAAACTCCCACATGAGTGATAATGGAAACATTATCATTCTCTTTCcagtaactttaaaataaatgatagaaaacaatAGAACAACGTGATCAAAGCAATCCTTCAGACTTTGATTAAAATGTCCTCCAGTTTGGTTCAAAATGTTCAAGTTCTGCTTTTCTCTCTGCTGTTCGATGGTCGACCGCTTAATTCAAAACTTCGAAGCTCATTTATACGATCTTTGTTTGTTAGATAATTGTTTCCAACATCTTACAAAAATCTTTCTATATCACGGCGTTACACAAGAGAGGAAATAAGCAAGTAAAGATCTCAGTTTATTAAATATCCAATTTtcccaaaatacaaagaaatccattttaaaataatgaatgcaGTCTATCCATGCAAGGAACTGCTACACATACGTTTTGGTTTTCCTGAAAATAACTGTTCTTTCTGtgacataaataataaaacacttgATAATCTGCTTTTtgaatgtatgtatttttacagtttttgggaggatttctttttttggtgctcCTCAAAGTTTCCCTTTGTCAAAGAgatcatgtatttttttgtctttcaagtATGTGTATACAGCTGGCAATGACATGAAGAAGACTGCAGTGTCAATATAAACTACATCTCTATCCTTCCactaatgaaataaagaaagaaaaaaagactacatACAAACATTATGTTGTTAACCAGCATAGATGAAGTGGGATTGCCACCAGTTTCTGGTTGATCTATAATCAGgcttttcaatttaaaatatcACCAGGCTGCAAGGTTTGTTGGTTCTCTTTTCCTTCAAGGCTTTGAAATTCTGCGGCGACTGATGAGAAGTCAACACTACATGTTCCTGTTGAACCTTCACACTTGCAGAGCTTTTTTGAGGGAGGCTTAGCACCTTGAAGCTCTCCACTCTTTAGTAAAAGTGAAACCTTTGGGTGAAGTCAAGACATGTTTGTCAAAACATACAACTTCAGCCAATCCCCACCACCAACTTATACACAGAGATTTCTTATCTAACACAAGTTTATTATCTATgaattgagggttttttttaaccccgAAGGCAGCACACCTTCAGGAAGCCTTTATTTGCAATACCTCTTTGTGCCACGAGAGGTCCCTCTACACCAACTACTCAACCTGTTTACAGAATGAAAGGATGTAAGAGCTCCAACATTTTTTGGCCAAAAGTTTTCTTAATTCAGAATCCTTTTTGGGTTTCCCATTTTATTGCAGCAATAATCAAATCCAGCCATGGGGTTCCTTTGAATAAAACTCCTCTTCTAATCTTGAGAAAAGTGTTCAAAAGAACACCCAGACAGAcagaattcattcattcatttatcttaaCCGTTTTTTCCCTCACAGGGTCACGGGTCTGCCGGAGcccatcccggccacttgtaTATGATATGGCTTTTGTGTATTGTTATGCCATTGGTTAAACATAATTCTGTTAAAGAACTACAGGGTCGCATTGTTATGACGTCACAGCGGTGCGGGGGGCAGCGGGAAGGAGATGCTAAATGTGTTGACAGGGTgcacaaaagcagcagaaagtttaaaaccaaatcaCATCCAGACGTCAAACAGAGCAAATCGTGGAGGCCTCAACACAGTAAACCAAATGCACAGTGTCATAAGTGCGGCAGCTCATCACCCCATCCAAAACGTGAGTGTCCAGCTAATGAAACAGTATGTCATGCATGTGGAAAAAAGGGACATTACATGAGAGTGTGTAAAAATAGGAAGACTTTGAGTGAAGTGGAGGAAGATGTCAATGCCTTATTCCTTGGCAGTGTTACCAGCAACGGAGAGTCGTGGATGGTAAACATAATCATAAACAACAAAAGCGTGTCATTCAAAATAGACACAGGAGCTGATGTCACAGTATTGCCACTTCAGGTGTTCAAAGAAATCTTCAGAGACAGTTGCCCACCCACTCTTCAAAAACCAACCAAGCCTCTGTTTGGACCTGGAAGAAAGCCGTTGGAAGTCCTCGGGTTCACAGAGATGAGACTAAGGAAATGAGCTAAAGAAGCAAGAGATGATGTGTACATCCTGAAACACCTGCACACAGCATTGCTGGGGAGACCTGCTATTCACAAGTTGGAGTTAGTTACTCGAATAGACACTCTCAGCATCGAAACACTAAAAGTCAGCTACCCAAAGCTGTGCAGCGGTCTTGGTGAAGTGAAGCAGCCATACAACATCAAGTTAAGACCAGATGCTCAGCCCTTCTCATTAAAGACACCTCGGAGAGTTCCATTGCCGCTCATGGACAAAGTGAAGCAGGAACTGTCCCGCATGGAAGACTTAGGTGTGATAACCAAAATAGAGGAGCCAACAGACTGGTGTTCTGGCATGGTGGTGGtacccaaaaagaaaacagacaaggtgCGTATTTGTGTTGATCTCACACACCTCAACCTTTCTGTGTGTCGAGAAAAATACATCCTGCCATCAGTGGAAGAGACACTAGGCAAATTGGCTGGAGCCAGGATTTTCAGCAAATTGGATGCTAATATGGGATTTTGGCAAATTCCCCTTACAGAAGAGTCAGCCAAATACACCACCTCTATTACACCTTTTGGCCGTTACTATTTTAGGCAGCTACCTTTTGGTATTGCTTCTGCTCCTGAACATTTCCAGAACAGAATatgaaatggttttttttttttgcatgtttggttttgttttattctttaaaacatCCAAACTGTTTGGTGTTGGCTGTAATGGATACTAACACTTGGCATCATTTGACTGCCATAACgatgatttcaaaacatttgtttacatttattatttataggtgtgtttattattttttgtttgtttgtttggcctTCAGATGCTTATTAAGGctaatttctttcaaatatttcctttttctgcttgttttaggGTTAGTTGTTAGTTGTTTTGTGCTTGAGCGCTTTAAAAAACCAAGGAGTTCATTTTGGAGTGTTCTGTGGTTGTGATTCGGTTGAGGTTTAGATGAACTCTGAACCCGATCGATTTTAACCCTTCTAACTTCCACTCCTGTGTTTAGTTCTTTGGGTCTGAAGTCTCTTTGTGTGAGCTGTCTAACATGCTTTTGATGCCTCTGCTCGCGTGTCAGAAGCTCCTCGTCAGACTCACTGTTTGgttttctgcagggcagcaaaGTCCAGACCAGGGTGGGCCTCCTCATGCTGCTGTGCACATGGATCAGCAACTGTCCCATTGCTGTCACGCACTTCCTGCACAACCAGGATAACGTTCCCTTTGTATCCTTCATCAAGACCTTTTTACCTTCTCCCCCCTTTGACCTCTGAGTCTACATTTCTGCTTAAATGCATCTTCACATCAAATCCGACCTCTGAGCGTAAAGAGGACCCATGTGTTTATTGCTGGGGAGGGAGCCCCTGTCCTCCACTGGCTTCTCTGCATGAGCCTTGACTCTGAGTCCTGCAGCTGACGGCTCAGATCTCTGAGAACCTGGGAGAAGACGAGAGGCTGGTGCAGGGCCTTTGTGCGCTGCTGCTCGGCATCTGTATCTATCATAACGATAACTCACTGGAAAACTACACCAAGTACGTGTCTTTGAGTCACTTTAACATTCTGTTAGACTCgatgtttgaatgaaaacacagattttcttCCCGTCGTCTTCAGGGAGAAGCTAAAGCAGCTGATTGAGAAGCGCATCGGAAAGGAGAACTTTGTGGAGAAGCTGGGCTTCATCACCAAACATGAACTGTATTCGCGGGCGGCCCTAAAGCCGCAGCCCGTCTTCCCGTCGCCGGAGCAGATGCTGTTCGACCACGAGTTCACCAAGCTGGTCAAAGAACTGGAAGGTAAGGGAGGCCGCCGTCCTCATGTGCAAGTGATGGTTTGAGTCCCAGTTGACGTAACGCTGCTCATCACAGGGGTGATCACCAAAGCGGTTCACAAGTCCAGCGAGGAGGacaaaaaggaggaagaggtgAAGAAGACGTTGGAGCAGCACGACAACATCGTAACTCGATACAAGGAGCTGATCAGAGAACAGGTTTGTCGAATTTGGCTTCTAAAAATGTTGCCCATTAGTCGTGGATTTGCTGTAGTCTCCAGATAACATCAGAGTTTGGACTGTGTGACTCAGGATGCTCAGAtccaggagctgaaggagcaggTAGCAGCGCTGTCCTCCCAGCACGAGCAGATGCAGGCCACTGTCGCACAGCAGCTATCCCAGATCCAGCAGCACAAAGACCAGTACAACATCCTGAAGCTGAAACTAGGTCAGTCCTCGTCCAACACGCAAAAGCTCACTCTGACACTTTTACAGTTTCTATAACCTTTTTGTTGGTTTAGAAATGATGGAGACATTCATGTCTGATCCTTTTTGCGCTAAAGAGCAGCTTATGTTATTAAAGGAAATTCATTTTCTTGTCTCTTATCTGCCTTTGAGGGAAAAGCTTCCACTGTAGCTGAAGACTGGATTTGTAGGGTTTTTATTTACACTTTGAAAGGTTTGAGTCACACGTCCCACAGAAAAAGTCACTTTTCCCTGagcttttttcagatttttagtttttgatgaTGGCTTTTGGTATGAAACGTTGCTGATTACTGtagtctattttattttttcctgttttccagaaatgtaaaagaaagtcacttCTTGGTTTTCAAAGCTTAACTTTGTTCCGTCTGTCGTGTTGCAGCAGAAGCTTTTTATTGCAGTTAAGACACAAACATGAATAACAACACAATTTGCCATCAACTCCTGTGACCAATCACCTGCTTCCTGGCCCTtctaggcattctgggtagtgtagtcatATCACATTACATGATATTTGTTACTGTGCctgattgggaaaaaaaacagccagtaatcttaaaatattttcttgatTTCCTTTGAtggtaaataatattttcagtCTGTAAATTCTCCCAATTGCCTtaatggtggtgtagtggttagcactctcgcctcacaggagaaggtttgaatcctggccgggttctttctgtgtggagttggcatGTTCTCCCATGCATGTGAGGGTTTtgtggcttcctcccacagtccaaaaagcGTCTTCATAGGTTCACTGATGACTCTAAAATGTCCCCAGGTGTGcttgtgtgagtttgtgtaCCTGCAACAGACCGGCGACATGTTCAGGGTTTTAACCGCGCCTTTGGCTTGTGacccaaaaaaaggtttagcagcttctgatgatggaagaaaaTTCTCCAAATCAAAGACTTGTTTAGCCTTTTAGAGTTCAATGAGACAATTTTGAGCAGACATTTTGATTTGAGAGATAAATCTTCATGTCTGCGAACCACAGCAGGTCTATAGTGCTGAATCAGCAGCTTCTATCTGACTCTCCTGTTTGTTTAAACAGAAACGGTGTTCCCGTCAGCCCTCTATAGAAATGAGACTCGTTTTACCTCAGAATGTAATCGATGCTTTAAGAACAGGTGTGTGGTATGTCTGAAGGGTTGGAGTGTTTTGGTATGTAATCATGTGTATTGTCATCTTCAGGTAAGGAGAGTCCGAGTCAGGGGGACGGCTCCCAGCAGAACGGACTGCAGACCGAGGAGCTCTCTCAGCTCAGAGAGGAGCTGGACGAGCTCCGCAAGCAGCACGCAGTCCTGCAGACGCAACTCGCCGAGCGAGACGCACTAATCACCACCCTGGTTAGTAGATCTAGAAgattgagtgagtgagtgagtgagtgagtgagtgagtgagtgagtgagtgagtgagtgagtgagtgagtgagtgagtgagtgagtgagtgtgagtgagtgtgtgagtgtgagtgtgagtgtgagtgtgagtgtgagtgtgtgtgtgtgtgtgtgtgtgtgtgtgagtgagtgagtgagtgagtgagtgagtgagtgagtgagtgagtgagtgagtgagtgagtgagtgagtgagtgagtgagtgagtgagtgagtgagtgagtgagtgtgggtgtgggtgtgggtgtgggtgtgggtgtgagtgagtgagtgagtgagtgagtgagtgagtgagtgagtgtgtgtgtgtgtgtgtgctgggatGAGGAGGATTCTAAAAACGTCATGAAATAAaccagtaaataaaataatttctgctGATttgaaaagtgacatttttgttcagATCTGAAGAAAAACCATTGCATCCGTTTTTGTCACCAGCTGTAATCTACTTCAATTTGAAGGTTTAAATGTCTTGAAATGTGATTCCTggtatttaatgtttatttatttcattgtaACTGTAGCAGTCGAGCTCCCAGACGACAGAGAGCCCGGCAGGAGGATCAGACaacacagagctgctgcaggtgaACTGGGACTTTTTTATGTGCTGATACGAGTTTGCTCCAGTTAGTACATGAGAACAACGCCAAACTGTAAAAAGATCCGGTTCATGTCATGTCTGTCATGGAGACTTTAAAAAAGCACGAATACAGATACGCCACAGGGCAGTGTGCTGAGCCCTCATCTTCTTCACTTTGCTCcctgtttttactttgaaagtccTAATGGATGTGGACCATCAGAGCAAGTGGTGCTCGGACACAAACCTCATGGAAAAAGCCTTCAAAAGCAGACCTGAAGGATCTCCTGGTTCAGATCATTGCAGATCCAGTCTTGATGGTAGAAAGAAGAGTTTGCTGACTATCACAAGCTGGTTAAGACTTTTCTGCAATAAAggtgtaaaaaacacaaacaaaccccAAACTGCCTCCCTCCATCCTGTGAACATCTGCAGGAGCTCAGTTCCTCTTGACTGTTTGTCTGTCCGCTGCTGAAAGACCAGATCTTTCCCTAGAATTGTTGGAGTTGAGCATTTCAAACAATCTAAAAAGAGACGATCAGAACAGATGAACAGTTTGAACCGTTTCCATCTGGCAAACCGTTCAGAGCGCTAAAGTCTGGGACTAATGCTTTCTAAAGTCGTGCATTTTAACATAACTAAAATACTGCTATATTTTTCTCAAGTGATCGTTTTTTGTTAAGTCGCAAAGTCGGTTTGGTGagatttttttatcattctCACTGATCAGCTATCAGCTCAGTTTCAGTTTAGCTGTGTGGGACTTTGATCTCAGAGCTATTTAATACCCCGCCTGTGGTTTTTACACAAAccacctggggcctgtttcagaaaagaggttaagtgtaaactctgagtgcattaaccctgaaatcagggaaaccctgggttttctgtttcagaatgggaggtttgttaaaccagagaaagcagattaagtcaaacccgtttctgaaagagaggtaacttactcggagtcagtgtctatggttacttatgctgtgaacctaacctggtcgggagcaggttttactCTGTAAACtaaaggtttctgccggtcccctcccctttttaaagacgaagcggtatgtttcgctttaaccttcattgcccacatttccgtcacacagagacggtctaagtgacaagaatggcttgttctttcttggaggacccaatagacgaggaggctgcattaattcgtagagaattatatttacctcgtacgaggattttgagaagactcgattttttgtcatttccccatacgtttttgtttgagcgttaccgtttttcgttgcagtcaattacatatatacaatgaaaacaacattagatatgtattgctatgtagatgtttcatatgtcaaatattgtcaacaaagcctacatccatgacatgctcaaatttgacctgattgaatcatgtttttatacttcatttttagctgctgccatgttcttttaattcctgcaggattgcatctacatgaaaatgaaatcagggacattgaattagattaatgtaacaattactttttggaaacacaatttgctagtactgcttactttcttattcccatataaacctataccacttgatcaatacaagggtagtgttgcagcgtgtgtgtgctgagcggggtgcgatccacgagagagaaggggaggggcgattgcaggtgcagatgggggggggggggtgagcacggagcggaggtgtgtgcgtggtatgtattgtgtgttcggaggacggagcacttagttaaataaagagaaggtgtcattcctaGAATatctgttttggagtcattcttaatccgctctggagtttgagggtttcgaacggaagtgaaccccgaaggagaattcccttcggccctgaaggaaatctcccctgcgcttctgaccacggtcggtcggaaagacgagagaaaagaaaggagaagttttcgcgcagcgaaaggttcaacagtagacaacagttcacttttaaaaacacaattgcatgtattaatattaaactgaccaacgtttgcaagaggggaaggttaacaaaaaagtcctctaaacattaccgacgttaaatgcattttccccccagattgattctgtacactatgcagcatttcatgcatttacaccaggaatgacACTTCAAaggtacacctaaatatcaccattttttatttcactccttacgctatttaaaaagttattacagccaatattttttaacaatgatttaaatgcaaacttaggcattaacttgagcagctatgttgtcccacgctaactgtctctgttttgcagatgcagcggtgttgcttttcttctggaatatatgctcatattcactgtaactctgcagcagcacgtcaagttcagctggagaaaaatacgcagacctctttttttcacggttgccatggtgactcgtgatatctgcgctccattgataatggcttcttatagtcgcggtgcgcacgctcaactccgaatcagtccactcagagttgattgacctaacgtggatcagcttctctgaaacagaaaactcagagttgttaatctcccgattgaccaactgagtttaagttcaacctcagagttggttgaacctcctttctgaaacaggcccctggtctgAGAAAGTCTGTAGTTGTTCCAGCAGGAGGAGTAAACTCACCGCCTGTGAGGCATGACTTACAGAGGTACCTTTGGTGCTGAACCTTTATTTAACTCTCAGGAGTCTAAGGTGGAATTCAAAgtttttgtctcctttggagTTTGATGTTTTCACCTTAAAAActgttggtcattttttttcagtacGACTTTACCAGGGTGTTTTAGTTGTCATTTT
The sequence above is a segment of the Oryzias latipes chromosome 1, ASM223467v1 genome. Coding sequences within it:
- the LOC101168523 gene encoding general vesicular transport factor p115-like, whose translation is MDKVKQELSRMEDLGVITKIEEPTDWCSGMVVVPKKKTDKFFGSSSSDSLFGFLQGSKVQTRVGLLMLLCTWISNCPIAVTHFLHNQDNVPFLTAQISENLGEDERLVQGLCALLLGICIYHNDNSLENYTKEKLKQLIEKRIGKENFVEKLGFITKHELYSRAALKPQPVFPSPEQMLFDHEFTKLVKELEGVITKAVHKSSEEDKKEEEVKKTLEQHDNIVTRYKELIREQDAQIQELKEQVAALSSQHEQMQATVAQQLSQIQQHKDQYNILKLKLGKESPSQGDGSQQNGLQTEELSQLREELDELRKQHAVLQTQLAERDALITTLQSSSQTTESPAGGSDNTELLQELEARFLIPPRE